The Deinococcus humi genome includes a window with the following:
- a CDS encoding 3'(2'),5'-bisphosphate nucleotidase CysQ family protein — MTAPTPPHDLAHELEVASRLAREAGALLLHHRAVGFDVEHKTSHEDPVTAADREASALIVAGLTGAFPGDGLLSEEETDSAARLSRQRVWIIDPIDGTSEFIKGTADYCVSIGLAVGDDAVLGVVYAPTTDELFTGIVGQGVWKNGRKVERAPRENGWRVAVSDTEFGRELNRHDLPGMLPSGSIALKLARLSADEADVTFTMSPRSEWDIAAGDALLRAAGGTLRRRDGGEVSYNQPSPHLEQGLIAGMPGAVDWLEGELSRRRLPTAHLGLTASAPAWNSLSSEDQQALGGHPGVSIRHAGNEVLALLVVNPETRTVERAEGDAFHLERLTRDVVRAAGPLSTVSAKLNP, encoded by the coding sequence ATGACTGCACCCACACCGCCCCACGATCTGGCCCATGAACTCGAAGTGGCCTCCCGGCTGGCCCGCGAGGCCGGGGCGTTGCTGTTGCACCACCGCGCAGTGGGTTTCGATGTGGAACACAAGACCAGCCACGAGGATCCGGTAACGGCAGCAGACCGCGAGGCGTCTGCACTGATCGTGGCCGGTCTGACCGGGGCGTTTCCAGGCGACGGTCTCCTGAGTGAGGAGGAGACCGACAGCGCCGCCCGGCTGTCGCGTCAGCGGGTGTGGATCATTGACCCGATTGACGGCACCAGCGAATTCATCAAGGGCACGGCGGATTACTGCGTCAGCATCGGCCTGGCGGTAGGCGACGATGCCGTGCTGGGCGTGGTCTACGCGCCGACCACCGACGAACTGTTCACGGGCATCGTCGGACAGGGGGTCTGGAAGAACGGGCGGAAGGTCGAGCGTGCCCCCCGCGAGAACGGCTGGCGGGTCGCCGTCTCGGACACGGAATTCGGGCGCGAGTTGAACCGTCACGATCTGCCCGGGATGCTGCCCAGCGGCAGCATTGCGCTGAAGCTGGCCCGCCTGAGCGCCGATGAGGCCGACGTCACCTTCACCATGTCGCCCCGCAGCGAGTGGGATATTGCCGCCGGGGACGCGCTGCTGCGGGCGGCGGGCGGGACGTTGCGCCGACGGGACGGGGGCGAGGTCAGCTACAACCAGCCCTCGCCCCATCTGGAACAGGGCCTGATCGCTGGAATGCCAGGGGCGGTGGATTGGCTGGAGGGCGAACTCTCGCGCCGCCGCCTGCCCACGGCGCATCTGGGGCTGACGGCTTCGGCCCCGGCCTGGAACTCGCTGTCGAGCGAAGATCAGCAAGCGCTGGGCGGTCACCCCGGCGTCAGCATCCGGCACGCGGGAAATGAGGTACTGGCGCTGCTGGTGGTCAACCCTGAAACCCGCACCGTGGAACGTGCCGAGGGTGACGCCTTTCACCTGGAACGTCTGACCCGCGACGTGGTTCGCGCCGCGGGGCCGCTGTCCACCGTGAGCGCTAAACTCAACCCATGA
- a CDS encoding DUF4126 domain-containing protein — protein sequence MNWHFNPDYPYHASPLIPQATKARPKHFPCCPCASSRPMPYGGPFRPPVAPECDSPEQAVRLVAIVTTGGLSNPLISMLEDGMSLLLPLLAVVLLTALIFVGYQL from the coding sequence GTGAATTGGCACTTCAATCCTGATTACCCATACCACGCCTCTCCGTTGATTCCACAGGCAACCAAGGCAAGACCTAAGCATTTTCCGTGCTGCCCCTGCGCCAGTTCACGTCCTATGCCCTATGGAGGTCCTTTCCGGCCTCCTGTCGCGCCTGAGTGTGACTCACCTGAACAAGCCGTTCGTCTAGTCGCCATCGTCACCACGGGCGGGCTGAGCAATCCGCTGATCAGCATGCTGGAAGACGGTATGAGTCTGCTGCTGCCGTTGCTGGCCGTTGTCCTGCTGACTGCCTTGATCTTCGTCGGCTACCAGTTGTGA
- the moaA gene encoding GTP 3',8-cyclase MoaA — MLLDQLGRPLRDLRISVTDRCNLRCTYCMPADIFGPDYAFLPRTELLSFEEIERLARTFVGLGVQKLRITGGEPTLRRDLPELISRLAQIEGVQDIALTTNGLLLPRLAPALRAAGLNRVTVSIDSLDPEVFGRMNGLGTHPQKVLDGIEAALSAGLGVKINTVVQRGVNDDGLRNLWLALRDKAVLRLIEFMDVGNHNGWNLDSVVPSREVLARLSADGTGAEFTPVSPNYRGEVAARHVGADGHEIGLISSVSAPFCGDCSRARISAVGVLYTCLFAGAGTDLRAPLRAGADDEAMHELIAGVWRARRDRYSEERGEVTREQKVEMSHIGG; from the coding sequence ATGTTGCTCGATCAGCTGGGACGGCCCCTGCGAGACCTGCGGATCAGCGTGACCGACCGCTGCAATCTGCGTTGCACTTATTGCATGCCTGCCGACATTTTCGGCCCCGACTACGCCTTCTTGCCGCGCACCGAACTGCTGAGCTTCGAGGAAATTGAGCGGCTGGCCCGCACCTTTGTCGGTCTTGGGGTCCAGAAGCTGCGAATCACCGGCGGCGAGCCGACGCTGCGCCGGGATCTGCCCGAGCTGATCTCGCGCCTCGCTCAGATTGAGGGTGTGCAGGATATCGCCCTGACCACCAACGGCCTGCTGCTGCCGCGTCTGGCTCCCGCTTTGCGTGCAGCGGGCCTGAACCGCGTGACGGTCAGCATCGATAGCCTGGACCCGGAGGTTTTCGGGCGGATGAACGGTCTGGGCACGCACCCGCAGAAAGTGCTGGACGGCATTGAGGCCGCCCTGAGCGCAGGTCTGGGCGTCAAGATCAACACGGTGGTGCAGCGCGGCGTCAATGACGACGGGTTGCGCAACCTGTGGCTAGCCCTGCGCGACAAGGCCGTGCTGCGCCTGATTGAGTTCATGGACGTGGGCAATCACAACGGCTGGAATCTGGATAGTGTGGTGCCGTCGCGCGAGGTGCTGGCCCGCCTGAGTGCGGACGGCACGGGGGCGGAATTCACGCCGGTCAGCCCCAATTACAGGGGTGAAGTGGCCGCCCGCCACGTGGGCGCGGACGGCCACGAGATCGGGCTGATTTCCTCGGTCAGCGCACCCTTCTGCGGGGATTGCTCGCGGGCACGCATCTCGGCGGTGGGCGTGCTGTACACCTGTCTGTTTGCTGGGGCGGGCACCGATCTGCGCGCCCCCCTGCGGGCCGGCGCCGACGATGAGGCCATGCACGAGCTGATCGCGGGTGTCTGGAGAGCACGCCGCGACCGCTACAGCGAGGAACGCGGCGAGGTGACACGGGAACAGAAGGTAGAGATGTCGCATATCGGCGGCTAG
- a CDS encoding endonuclease III domain-containing protein, producing the protein MTAPPVPSKKLPLSRQQPPPEHLPEIARRLAEEYLPDPPQPRRAPEPLDGLIQTILSQQNTAPITRRQFQGLKTAYPRWEGALADGPDGIEAVLKAAGGGLSRIKASYIYSLLAELDETRPSLSLRETRDLDDRTARELLESLPGVGMKTASCVLLFDLARPAMPVDTHIHRIARRLELVPEAWNAVKVERWFDEVLPRDWAARYTFHVASIRHGRQTCRARNPACGACVVRDLCPSAAILGR; encoded by the coding sequence ATGACTGCCCCTCCGGTTCCATCAAAGAAGCTCCCCCTGAGTCGGCAGCAGCCGCCGCCTGAACACCTGCCTGAAATCGCGCGGCGGCTGGCCGAGGAATATCTCCCCGATCCGCCCCAACCCAGACGCGCCCCCGAGCCGCTCGACGGCCTGATCCAGACCATTCTGTCCCAGCAGAACACGGCCCCGATCACCCGGCGACAATTTCAGGGCCTCAAGACCGCCTATCCACGCTGGGAGGGGGCATTGGCCGACGGCCCGGACGGCATCGAGGCGGTGCTGAAGGCGGCGGGCGGCGGCCTCTCCCGGATCAAGGCCAGTTACATCTATTCGCTGCTGGCGGAACTGGACGAGACGCGCCCCAGTCTCTCGCTGCGGGAAACACGCGATCTGGACGACAGGACGGCCCGTGAACTGCTGGAAAGCCTGCCCGGAGTGGGCATGAAAACGGCCAGTTGCGTGTTGTTGTTCGATCTGGCTCGACCGGCCATGCCGGTGGATACCCACATCCACCGCATCGCGCGGCGGCTGGAGCTGGTGCCGGAAGCCTGGAACGCGGTTAAGGTGGAACGCTGGTTTGACGAGGTGCTGCCGCGCGACTGGGCGGCCCGCTACACCTTCCATGTTGCGTCCATTCGCCACGGACGCCAGACCTGCCGCGCCCGCAACCCGGCGTGCGGCGCGTGCGTGGTGCGTGATCTGTGCCCATCGGCGGCTATCCTGGGCCGATGA
- the recR gene encoding recombination mediator RecR, which produces MKYPPSLVSLIRELSRLPGIGPKSAQRLAFYLFEQPREDIERLAGSLLSAKRDLHSCPVCFNITDAEICDVCSDPARDQALICVVEEPGDVIAIERSGEYRGLYHVLHGVLSPMNGVGPEQLHIKPLLPRVAEGKEVILATGTTVEGDATALYLQRLLEPLGATVSRIAYGLPVGGALEYADEVTLGRAMTGRQQVSKPRPPQLRD; this is translated from the coding sequence ATGAAATATCCCCCCTCCCTCGTCTCGCTGATCCGTGAGCTGTCGCGTCTGCCGGGCATCGGCCCGAAGAGCGCCCAGCGGCTGGCCTTCTACCTGTTCGAGCAGCCGCGTGAGGACATTGAGCGACTGGCGGGCTCACTGCTGTCGGCCAAGCGTGATCTGCACAGTTGCCCGGTCTGCTTCAACATCACCGACGCCGAGATCTGCGACGTGTGCAGCGATCCGGCGCGCGATCAGGCCCTGATCTGCGTGGTGGAGGAACCCGGCGACGTCATTGCCATCGAGCGTAGCGGCGAGTACCGGGGCCTGTACCACGTCCTACACGGCGTCCTGAGTCCCATGAACGGCGTCGGCCCCGAACAGCTACATATCAAGCCCCTGCTGCCCCGCGTCGCCGAGGGCAAGGAGGTCATTCTGGCCACAGGCACCACCGTGGAGGGCGACGCCACTGCGCTGTACCTACAACGCCTGCTGGAGCCGCTAGGGGCAACAGTCAGCCGCATCGCCTACGGCCTGCCGGTGGGCGGCGCGCTGGAATATGCCGACGAGGTCACGCTGGGCCGTGCCATGACCGGACGCCAGCAGGTCAGCAAGCCTCGACCTCCTCAGCTTCGGGACTGA
- a CDS encoding DedA family protein, with protein MHDLTQAILSASYLGIFLIVFAETGLLVGFFLPGDSLLIAAGLLAAAPDSGLNLWAVMAAVVTAGIIGCSAGYWIGQRFGPAVFSNQNSRFFKPEYVAQAEKFFVQYGALAVILARFVPIVRTLVPTLAGVSRMPFALFTLYNVIGAVLWGVGVTGLAYYLGGLIPNLDQYILLIVAVVLVVSVIPIVIKFMQARRGGVKG; from the coding sequence ATGCACGATCTGACCCAAGCCATCCTGTCCGCCTCCTACCTGGGGATCTTCCTGATCGTCTTTGCGGAAACAGGATTGCTGGTGGGTTTTTTCCTGCCCGGTGACAGTCTGCTGATCGCGGCAGGTCTGCTGGCGGCGGCCCCCGACAGCGGGCTGAACCTGTGGGCCGTGATGGCGGCGGTGGTGACGGCTGGCATTATCGGCTGCTCGGCCGGGTACTGGATCGGCCAGCGCTTCGGCCCCGCCGTGTTCAGCAATCAGAACTCGCGCTTCTTCAAACCCGAATACGTGGCGCAGGCCGAGAAGTTCTTCGTGCAGTATGGGGCGCTGGCCGTCATCCTGGCCCGTTTCGTGCCTATCGTGCGGACGCTGGTGCCGACTCTGGCCGGCGTGAGCCGCATGCCGTTCGCGCTGTTCACGCTGTACAACGTGATCGGCGCGGTGCTGTGGGGCGTGGGCGTCACCGGACTGGCGTACTACCTGGGCGGCCTGATCCCCAATCTGGATCAGTACATTCTGCTGATCGTTGCCGTGGTGCTGGTGGTCAGCGTGATTCCCATCGTGATCAAGTTCATGCAGGCGCGGCGTGGCGGGGTCAAGGGTTAG
- a CDS encoding NAD(P)-dependent oxidoreductase, with protein sequence MRVLLPDLPEFHALSGHDEHSVPGVELDFYSQEHVPSGEAEGAVLWLARGDTREKLLRTPGLKWVLTLTAGIDHVKPHLPQGVALFNANRLHDRAVAVHVAALMLAAMRGLHRFRDAQEEGRWTSTRTPNDSGLHTLDGQRVVIWGYGHIGRILEGLLAPFGVQVDGIRSATPDHQRDGLLSRADWVVLLLPSTPETRGIVNAEVLGKLKPGAWLANAGRGNLIVTDDLLAALDSGQLGGAALDVTDPEPLPESHPLWARKNVIITPHIASTTTDLVARGASLTRDFLLTLQQGQEPEGRVTDGQQY encoded by the coding sequence ATGCGCGTTCTGCTGCCCGACCTGCCCGAATTCCACGCCCTCTCCGGGCACGACGAACACAGCGTCCCCGGCGTGGAGCTCGACTTCTACTCGCAGGAGCACGTTCCCAGCGGAGAGGCCGAGGGCGCGGTGCTGTGGCTGGCGCGCGGCGACACCCGCGAGAAACTGCTCAGGACACCGGGTCTGAAATGGGTGCTGACCCTGACTGCCGGGATTGACCACGTTAAGCCCCACCTGCCCCAGGGCGTGGCTTTGTTCAACGCCAACCGACTGCATGACCGCGCCGTGGCGGTTCATGTCGCGGCGTTGATGCTAGCGGCCATGCGCGGCCTGCACCGTTTCCGCGATGCGCAGGAAGAGGGGCGCTGGACTTCCACCAGAACGCCGAACGATTCGGGGTTACACACGCTGGATGGACAGAGGGTGGTGATCTGGGGCTACGGCCACATCGGGCGCATTCTGGAAGGACTGCTCGCGCCGTTCGGGGTGCAGGTGGACGGCATTCGCAGCGCCACCCCGGACCATCAGCGCGACGGGCTGCTGTCCCGCGCCGACTGGGTGGTGCTGCTGCTGCCCAGCACACCCGAGACGCGCGGCATCGTGAACGCCGAGGTACTGGGCAAGCTTAAGCCGGGTGCGTGGCTGGCTAACGCTGGGCGCGGCAATCTGATCGTGACCGACGACCTGCTGGCGGCCCTGGATTCCGGTCAGCTGGGCGGCGCGGCGCTGGACGTGACCGATCCCGAACCGCTGCCGGAGAGTCACCCGCTGTGGGCGCGTAAGAACGTGATCATCACGCCGCACATCGCCAGCACCACCACCGATCTGGTGGCGCGCGGGGCCAGCCTCACCCGCGATTTTCTGCTGACCCTGCAACAGGGCCAGGAACCGGAAGGGCGGGTGACGGACGGGCAGCAGTACTGA
- the rpmI gene encoding 50S ribosomal protein L35: MPKMKTLKSATRRIKITGTGKVMAFKSGKRHQNTGKSGDEIRGKGKGFVLAQSEWGRMKKMLPYKGGK; this comes from the coding sequence ATGCCCAAGATGAAGACACTCAAGAGCGCCACGCGCCGGATCAAGATCACCGGCACGGGCAAAGTGATGGCGTTCAAGAGCGGTAAGCGCCACCAGAACACCGGCAAAAGCGGTGACGAGATTCGCGGCAAGGGCAAGGGCTTCGTGCTCGCCCAGAGCGAGTGGGGCCGCATGAAGAAGATGCTGCCGTATAAGGGAGGCAAATAA
- a CDS encoding GntR family transcriptional regulator: MAKYPLIKSTLKDRLLGGHYAEGLPLPSEPQLAREFEVSRMTARRAIDELEREGYVYRVQGAGTFPTGKRFRQGTFRVRPFKEWARHPDHRTTVLRAMQIEATPEIAIVLQIQAGDPVIFVHRLRNAGDEALVIEKRYINAALAPGLLDQNLNAESIHETMVGMGVPMARVEQNLEAVNLRQEEADLLRVPLGTAAFLLRRTTYSGSRRASYVNYWVRGDRYAFQDTFEP, encoded by the coding sequence ATGGCGAAGTACCCGCTGATTAAATCCACCTTGAAAGACCGGCTGCTGGGTGGCCATTACGCCGAGGGGCTGCCCCTTCCCAGCGAACCACAACTGGCCCGCGAATTCGAGGTCTCGCGTATGACCGCCCGCCGCGCCATTGACGAGCTGGAGCGTGAGGGCTACGTGTACCGTGTGCAGGGCGCCGGCACCTTCCCCACTGGCAAACGCTTCCGGCAGGGCACCTTTCGGGTGCGGCCCTTCAAGGAGTGGGCGCGCCATCCTGATCACCGCACCACCGTCCTGCGGGCCATGCAGATTGAGGCCACCCCCGAGATCGCCATCGTGCTGCAGATCCAGGCGGGCGATCCGGTGATCTTCGTCCACCGCTTGCGGAATGCCGGGGATGAGGCACTGGTGATCGAGAAACGCTACATCAACGCCGCGCTGGCGCCGGGATTGCTGGACCAGAATCTCAACGCCGAGAGCATCCACGAAACGATGGTCGGCATGGGCGTGCCGATGGCCAGGGTCGAGCAGAATCTGGAAGCCGTGAATCTGCGCCAGGAAGAGGCGGATCTGCTCCGGGTGCCGCTGGGCACTGCTGCCTTCCTGCTGCGCCGCACCACCTACAGCGGTTCCAGGCGTGCCAGCTACGTTAATTACTGGGTGCGTGGAGACCGCTACGCCTTCCAGGACACGTTTGAGCCATGA
- the rplT gene encoding 50S ribosomal protein L20 translates to MPRVKTGIVRRRRHKKVLKRAKGFWGSRSKQYRNAFQTLLNAATYEYRDRRNKKRDFRRLWIQRINAGARLHGMNYSTFIGGLKLAGVDLNRKVLADIAAREPEAFKALVDAAQGAHKNKAA, encoded by the coding sequence ATGCCTCGCGTCAAGACGGGCATCGTCCGCCGCCGCCGTCACAAGAAGGTCCTCAAGCGGGCCAAGGGCTTCTGGGGCTCGCGCAGCAAGCAGTACCGCAACGCCTTCCAGACGCTGCTCAACGCCGCGACCTACGAGTACCGGGATCGCCGCAACAAGAAGCGGGATTTCCGCCGTCTGTGGATTCAGCGTATCAACGCGGGCGCCCGCCTGCATGGCATGAACTACTCCACCTTCATCGGCGGCCTGAAATTGGCCGGCGTTGACCTGAACCGTAAGGTGCTGGCCGACATCGCCGCCCGCGAACCCGAAGCCTTCAAGGCGCTGGTGGACGCTGCCCAGGGCGCGCACAAGAACAAAGCTGCCTGA
- a CDS encoding P-II family nitrogen regulator — protein sequence MKLITAVIRPERVQQVKEALFQAGISGITLSKVSGHGGEQELVEHYRGTRVMIEFRDKVEIRMAVSEPFEQAAIDAICRGARTGEVGDGKIFVQPLERVIRIRTGEEGNSALTPITEKKLAPA from the coding sequence ATGAAACTGATCACGGCAGTCATCAGGCCCGAACGGGTCCAGCAGGTCAAGGAAGCGTTATTTCAGGCGGGCATCAGTGGCATCACGCTCTCGAAGGTCAGCGGGCACGGCGGCGAGCAGGAACTTGTGGAGCATTACCGGGGCACGCGGGTCATGATCGAGTTCCGCGACAAGGTGGAGATTCGTATGGCCGTCAGCGAGCCCTTCGAGCAGGCCGCCATAGACGCGATCTGCCGGGGTGCGCGCACCGGCGAGGTCGGAGACGGCAAGATTTTCGTGCAACCGCTCGAACGCGTCATCCGCATCCGCACTGGCGAAGAAGGCAATTCGGCCCTGACGCCCATCACCGAGAAGAAGCTGGCCCCGGCATGA
- a CDS encoding GNAT family N-acetyltransferase, with protein sequence MIDSPASPDFPAAGGGWGRVSLKPMLELNGDEWHILHGFFKDRELADWNDAKPIRLPEWLFRKVMQDEERGGERVGFGILDERGALIGSAELYDLRPSPPLTPTTGTLGVMIGFPALWGQGYGREAVSALLQWAFAGRAVPLRRVRLTTFAHNRRAQRAFLACGFREVGRTPHTGRTDVHMEITQDEWQAKNLLPDGGAQ encoded by the coding sequence ATGATCGATTCCCCCGCGTCCCCAGACTTCCCGGCAGCGGGCGGGGGGTGGGGGCGGGTCAGCCTCAAGCCGATGCTGGAACTGAATGGCGACGAATGGCACATCCTGCACGGCTTTTTCAAGGACCGCGAGCTGGCCGACTGGAATGATGCCAAACCCATCCGCCTGCCCGAATGGCTGTTCCGCAAGGTCATGCAGGACGAGGAACGCGGTGGCGAGCGCGTGGGTTTCGGCATTCTGGACGAGCGCGGCGCACTGATCGGCAGCGCCGAGCTGTATGACCTGCGGCCCTCGCCGCCGCTGACGCCCACCACCGGCACCCTGGGCGTGATGATCGGCTTTCCTGCGCTATGGGGCCAGGGCTACGGGCGCGAGGCGGTCTCTGCGCTGCTGCAATGGGCTTTCGCGGGCCGCGCGGTGCCGCTGCGGCGGGTGCGCCTGACCACTTTTGCCCACAACCGCCGTGCCCAGCGGGCCTTCCTCGCCTGTGGCTTCCGAGAGGTGGGCCGCACGCCACACACGGGCCGCACCGACGTGCACATGGAAATCACTCAGGATGAATGGCAGGCGAAGAACCTCTTGCCGGACGGTGGGGCACAATAG
- a CDS encoding YbaB/EbfC family nucleoid-associated protein, with protein sequence MDMKKLMKQMQQAQNAAAKIQEDLATKSVEGSASGLVTVTMNGHGKVTALKIKPEAVDPDDVEALEDLLLVAIQDASAQADALQQDATRGLGIPGF encoded by the coding sequence ATGGACATGAAGAAGCTGATGAAGCAGATGCAGCAGGCCCAGAACGCCGCCGCCAAGATCCAAGAAGATCTGGCGACCAAGTCAGTGGAGGGCAGCGCTAGCGGTCTGGTGACGGTCACCATGAACGGTCACGGCAAGGTCACGGCCCTGAAAATCAAGCCCGAGGCGGTTGATCCGGACGACGTGGAAGCCTTAGAAGACCTGCTGCTCGTGGCGATTCAGGACGCCAGCGCCCAGGCCGACGCCCTGCAGCAGGACGCTACGCGCGGGCTGGGAATTCCCGGATTTTGA
- a CDS encoding ammonium transporter: protein MKLKTFFALTLALGGVALAQDAQPELNTGDTAWMLASAALVLLMTPGLALFYGGLTRAQSVLNTMMMSVVSIGLVGVLWMLAGYSIAFGGGGNAFVGSLANVGLNGLADQLTGTIPTYVFAAFQTMFAIIALALISGAVVERMRFGAFVLFGALWTLLIYSPLAHWVWSADGWLFKAGALDFAGGTVIHIAAGISALVAAFVLGPRIGFPRNAHVPHNVPLVLLGAGLLWFGWMGFNAGSALAANQVAGLAFLTTLIAPAAAMLTWLGLESSRGGKPTAVGAATGLVVGLVAITPACAFVSPWAAVIVGVVGAAASYGAVQLKHRMGADDSLDVFACHGVAGIAGALLTGALAWTTAQGKPLGEQLLVQLVGVLASLVWAGVGSFILLKLVSVVMPLRVPASQEVGGIDINAHSEQGYADSETGLGAPVFLGGD, encoded by the coding sequence ATGAAGCTCAAGACCTTCTTTGCCCTGACCCTCGCCCTGGGCGGCGTGGCACTGGCGCAGGATGCGCAGCCGGAACTGAACACGGGCGACACAGCCTGGATGCTGGCCTCAGCGGCGTTGGTGCTCCTGATGACACCCGGTCTGGCCCTGTTTTACGGGGGCCTGACCCGCGCCCAGAGCGTGCTGAACACCATGATGATGAGTGTGGTCTCGATTGGGCTGGTCGGCGTGCTATGGATGCTGGCGGGCTACAGCATTGCTTTTGGTGGGGGCGGCAATGCTTTCGTCGGCTCGCTGGCGAACGTTGGCCTGAATGGACTGGCCGACCAGTTGACCGGAACCATTCCCACCTATGTCTTCGCGGCGTTTCAGACCATGTTTGCCATCATTGCGCTGGCACTGATCTCTGGCGCGGTGGTCGAACGCATGCGCTTCGGGGCTTTTGTGCTCTTCGGGGCACTCTGGACGCTGCTGATTTACTCGCCGCTGGCGCACTGGGTCTGGAGCGCCGATGGGTGGTTGTTCAAAGCTGGAGCGCTGGACTTCGCGGGCGGCACAGTGATTCATATCGCGGCGGGAATCAGCGCGCTGGTGGCCGCTTTCGTGCTGGGACCACGTATCGGCTTTCCGCGCAATGCCCACGTGCCGCACAACGTGCCGCTGGTGTTGCTGGGCGCTGGGCTGCTGTGGTTCGGCTGGATGGGCTTCAACGCAGGCAGTGCGCTGGCAGCCAACCAGGTGGCTGGACTGGCCTTTCTCACCACGCTGATCGCTCCCGCCGCAGCCATGCTCACCTGGCTGGGCCTGGAAAGCAGCCGCGGCGGCAAACCCACCGCCGTCGGGGCCGCCACCGGACTGGTGGTGGGACTGGTAGCCATCACCCCCGCCTGCGCCTTCGTCAGCCCCTGGGCCGCCGTGATCGTGGGCGTGGTGGGTGCTGCGGCCAGCTACGGCGCGGTGCAACTCAAGCACCGGATGGGCGCGGACGACTCGCTGGACGTGTTCGCATGCCACGGCGTCGCTGGAATCGCGGGGGCGCTGCTGACCGGGGCGCTGGCCTGGACCACGGCGCAGGGCAAGCCGCTGGGCGAGCAACTGCTGGTCCAACTCGTGGGTGTGCTCGCTTCGCTGGTCTGGGCCGGTGTGGGCTCGTTCATCCTGCTGAAGCTGGTCAGCGTGGTCATGCCGCTGCGGGTTCCAGCCAGTCAGGAAGTGGGGGGCATCGACATCAATGCCCACAGCGAGCAGGGCTACGCCGACAGCGAGACCGGGCTGGGCGCCCCCGTGTTCCTGGGCGGCGACTGA
- a CDS encoding site-2 protease family protein, whose amino-acid sequence MLLSLLTSNPTAFIIIALALVLSLAVHEFAHAYTADRLGDPTPRRYGRVTLNPVAHLDPVGTLLLLVAGFGFAKPVPVNPGNLGRWGTLWVAAAGPISNILIAFVCAVLLKVLPPTTITLTILLTVMGINVVLAFFNLIPIPLLDGSRILGALVPPLGRSLAQFEAQPFSFLIVMGFIFLARDPIGRMIQSVQGWVLGVVGV is encoded by the coding sequence ATGCTCCTCAGCCTGCTGACCTCCAATCCCACTGCCTTCATCATCATCGCGCTGGCGCTGGTGCTGTCCCTCGCGGTTCATGAGTTTGCCCATGCTTACACCGCCGACCGGCTGGGCGATCCCACGCCGCGCCGGTACGGACGGGTGACCCTCAATCCGGTGGCCCACCTCGATCCGGTGGGCACGTTGCTGCTGCTGGTGGCGGGTTTCGGCTTTGCCAAGCCAGTGCCGGTCAACCCGGGCAACCTCGGGCGCTGGGGCACGCTGTGGGTGGCCGCCGCCGGGCCGATCAGCAACATCCTGATTGCCTTTGTATGCGCCGTCCTGCTCAAGGTGCTGCCCCCCACCACCATCACCCTGACCATCCTGCTGACGGTCATGGGCATCAATGTGGTGCTGGCCTTCTTCAACCTGATCCCCATTCCGCTGCTTGACGGCAGCCGCATCCTGGGGGCGCTGGTGCCGCCCCTGGGGCGCAGCCTCGCACAGTTCGAGGCCCAGCCCTTCAGCTTCCTGATCGTAATGGGCTTTATCTTTCTGGCCCGCGACCCCATCGGCAGAATGATCCAGAGCGTGCAGGGGTGGGTGCTGGGTGTGGTGGGGGTGTAG